The genome window CTACTACTTTGGTGGTTTGTTGTCAGGTACCATCAAAATGAACAGCAATCCCTTGTTCCTGCACCAAATCCTCATTCCTTCACTACCAAACTTCCAGGCAGGAGGAGGTCAGTTTTATaggctgcacttttttttaaatggtaattTTCAGTGTGAAAGTGGGAACAGTCAGTGTTTTACAATGTTGGGGGGGGGGCAACAAAGCCTCTGTCTGCAAATTCTTACCCTTTTTATTATCCCTAAACTTATTTCTGTATTTGCAGGTTTTTATCCTTTCCTGAAAATCTACCAGTCTCTTCAACTGGTGTATACCTCAGGAGTCTAGTAAGTAActggtcagtgtgtgtgtgttttcagctcACCTCCTGCGGGCAGACATCTTTCCTTCCCTCAGTCTCTTTCACACATGTTGACTCTGTCTGTGTTTAGGTGGAGCTGGGACTCTGCTTATGTTAAAGTTTATGCTGTTTGCCAGTGTTTACCCAACTGTGGCATGTTTTGacttgttttatgtattttaagaTGGACTGTCCATTTTTTTGcgtgtacctgtgtgtgtgtgtgtctagtgATCCACAAAGCTCCAGGGCAAGAAAGCTGTGCGTGACTATGGAGCCAGCACTACTATTGAAGGGGGACATTATGGTGAGAAATAGCACATGATTAACTGTATGTCAGTAATTTACAACCTTTCTTTGATTTCTATCCTCTCCGTATCCACAAATACATACAGTACATCACTGCAATAACTACAACACTActgcgtgttgttttttttaagctaaaTCCTGTAGTCAGGATTTTATCCACGCTTAACAAAACGGCTACACAAAACACTTTTTGCCCTCCTGACTCTGATGCACTTTTGTAACCTTACTTTTGAACAGTGCTTGATTATTTTTAAACCACTTAAGAGTTAAATCTTCCCGAGACTGCATGATCATTTTCTCCCATCAAGAGGATAAAAATAAGTCCTTAGCAGCCCAGGAATAAAAGAAGGCATTTTATTTATCTCAGTGTAAGGGGCTGCTATCAATATCTTGAGACTATCGTTGTACACTGCTTTTCTATATGCATCTTTGTCCATAGGTAAAGTGCTACCACTGGCGGAGACGAGCAACAGAAAGAGAGGTGGTCTTTAGAGTCCAGTTCCACACCTGTACTGTTCATGGAGCCCAGCTGTGGTTTGGCAAGAGTGAACTCGACCAAGCCTGCATAGGTATAAAATTACAAGTCCAAAGTTTGTCAGTTGTTTGGAGGAGCATGGAATGGCAAGAAAAAAATGCCAGCTTGAAGCAATGACAGAGTCAGACAATTGGGCATAGAAACTGATGCTGGTAACTACAGTCATTTGTTTCAGACAACGTCACTTTTTCTGTAACTCACTTTAAGCATTTGTTTTGCAGACATAACAGCAATGTAGAGGTATGTCATCATTCCTTATGTctacactgctcaaaaatgaaaagaacagtgtTTTTAATCAAAGTATAGCAttaagtcagttaaacttctgGAGTATTGATTTGGCCAGTTACATTTCTGGAGACTGGCAGTTACTCTAAGAGAACTGGACAGGGCTGTAGAAGGTGGTTAGCACATCAGCAGGACCAGTATCTGCTCCTTTCTGCAAAGAGAAACAGGATGAGCACTGGTGTGAATCtctctgaccaaacaatcagaaacagacttcatgagggtgGCCTGAGGCCCTGACGTCCTCTAGTGGCCCTGTGCTCACTGCCTGGCACCTTGGAGCTTCACTGGCATTTGAGATgatgggagcaggtttactctGAGCCCATGAGACAGATGTGAAAAAGCCCAGATAAGCCATGGAGAACTTTATGCTGGCTGTAACATTGTTCAAAATGGCCAGTTTGatggtgggtcagtgatggtctggggaggCATATCCATCAAGGGACTAACACACCTCTCCAGGTTAGGCAACAGCAACCTGACTGCCATTATGTATCGGGATGTTATCCTTAGACCCACTATCAGACCCTAAGCTGGTGCGCTGGGTCCTGGGTTCCTCCAGGTGCACGACAATGCCCAGCTTCATACAAACTACTGACTACAATTTTGACTTGCTGCAACGAAATTTCTACAAATTGGACTAGCCTGCTGCATCATaatttttttcactttgatttttgaGGTGTCTTTGACATGGTGATAATTTTCTTCCCATCCAACGATGTGGCATCCTTTCTTTCACATTACCCAGTCATATCAGGACAGATATCCagcatgatttttttccctgttgAGATCTGATTTATTTTCAAAGTGTTTCTCGACTTTTTTGAGCAATCACAAGCTTTTTATGTCACTCTTAAttgaattttcttttaaaactggAGCATTAGCCAAACTTTTTCTTCTGTAACTGTTAGTAAAGCTCATAACATAATTACTGTTGAAATGACTTGTGCTCTTTGAAATGTGCACATATAAAGACATTAGCTACAATGGTTCTGAAAAGGAGCATTTACTGTCTGTAACTCTATTCCTGTAATTATGTGCATAGCACCCCCAGCAGGCTTACTTGATGTTTACTTGCTGTGTGTGGTTGTAAAACTTTAGTCTGTGTCATTGTTGCCGCCCTTTGCGATCCCTTGGCTCCACCCCATCTTCAAGGGGAGTTAGTACTGTTAGTACTCTAAATAACTGCAGCATGGTTGTTTAGACTCTGCCTCACAgcataaaatattacaaaaagGAAACTTTCTGCTGCATAATTCTGCTGCAAACTTGAAATTGTTTACATGACTGTATTATTCAAGACCCACTTATTCCTCAGaccattgttttgtttgtcttcagAGACAAATAGCAAAGGACAGCGTCAGCTTAGATGAAACAGAAATGGTTTAACGTGGTTCACTAAGCAGCAGTCTAAGGACAGTACCTCTAAGTGCTACATGCTGACTCATGCATAAAATATACAACTAATATTAAATCCACACTTATGTATGAAACTAAAAAACAAGCTAATTTTAGATAGACTTCTATGATGTGCCGTCCTCTGTTTCCTTTTTTGGCCTATTTATTTCCATTATGCTGAGAGTAAAAGCAagtatctttatttatttactttgttttggtgtctCTCTGTAGTTACGGTCTGGATATTTTAGTCACTCCTTTATGTTTGCCTTTCTGTAGATGACAGGTTCCCCCCTGATGCTACAGTGGAGTTTATCTTCGCTAATGgaccagaaaaaataaaaggtaAATATCACTGTTACCTGCATATCTTTGAATCATTTCATGCATTCCTCGCACCCAGTCTCTTCTTTCTCATTTTAAATTAAGTTCAACACTTCATGGTTCTATTCTATGGCATGAAACTCCTTGATTTTAGCTTCTGCTATACCAGCAGGCTTAATACAATAGCTatataaagtaaaaacaatacacataCAGGACACCACTcataaatactaataaaatctAATATATTAGTAATGAGCTATGTGTAAATATGTTTCAAATAAAAACTTTGTGTTTGAGGTCAAGAATACCACCAGAATGACACCTCCATCAAAGTGGAATATAACACCTCGGATCCTGTTGTCAGATGGGACTCCTATGAGAATTTCAATCTGCATCATGAAGACAGCATGGAAAGTAAGAAATGCTTTACATATACATCTAAGATCTACAGCCATGGTCAAATTCTGTTAAgtcttctgttttatttaataaaaaatcatCTAGTCCTTACCAGGGCTTAAAATGAGataaatacaacctcagatcAACTGCAGACGCAGTCCAATGAAACACTAAGTACActccatgattcagtagcttgtagaaccacaaTTAGCAGTGATAATATGCAGTAATCATCTTtggtatgactttatcagtctgtcACATAGTTGTGGGGGAATTTTGACTCACTCTTTTTTACAGCATTTCTTCAGTTCATTGACGTTTGCAgacattcatttatgcacaacTCTCTTAAGTTctcaccacagcatttcaactGGATTGAGGTTTGGACTAATTTTCCCCTTAATTTCTCTAGAAACAGTAATATACTTATTTTTTGACACACTGTTTCTTCATTTTAGCTCAATATTAGTCGGATAAATAATGACCCAGTGTAGTATGTCATATTCTGTAGTTCATCTGAGGTTGTAGTTACCTATTTTTTAGACCTGCTAATGACTGGATTCTTTTTCTTGAGTCCTGAAAGAAACATTAGAATAGAAAGAAGGTGagctttcttcatattttgacTATGGGCTTTAGATAAAGAAGGAGGAATCAGATTTCCATCTTGTTTTTATTAGATATCTTTCATACAAGGGGACCGCTGGATGGAAGCTTATACGCCCAAGTGAGGAAGCGACGTGGACCAGGAGCAACTGCCTCACCAGCATCAACCAATGGCTGCCTCACTACCAGCCCAACAGTGAAGACTCAAACTTCCACCCAATCCAAGACTCTCACCTACACCTCAAATTCCAGCTACTCCTCAGTCCCCTCTGATCACCTGGCTGACACCGCTCTATCCATTAATGAAAGAGATAATATTGACTATCCATTGAGGAGAAGCAATAGGGAAGACGAAACAAAAGAGAAgacaagaggaaaagaaagggaCAGAGAAACAGCTATATTAGATGATACAGACCCATTGGGTCCTGGAGGGCTGAGACGAGAGCACTTGTGTTGCGGACAAGCAAGTATAAAGTGTGGTGACATGGGGTTGGAGAGGGACAGAGAGCCCTGTCTTCCCAACAGTCACTGTCTTGGACGTTGCAAaagcattaaaaatcatccaaaAAGTCAAACTCTGCCAGTTTTACCATCCAAATCAGTGTCCCCTCATCCTCATTCAGCTCATATGGAGCTATGTCATCGCCACAGTGTCCATCCTCTACCAGAGTTGCCATGGGAACGTTCAACTCCACCTCTACCTCTACCTTTTGTCCATAGGCCATGTTACCCTTATTCCACTCGCGATCATGCACACCCACACAGCCATACCCTGCCAGCCTCAAATAGACTCTGCACTGGGGAAGAGTGTCACCTTCTTCATTATTCCAGCCACATCCCAGCGTCTCATCTATCCAACCAGCCGCAGCCATCAAGCCCTTACAGAGAGATGTTCTTTGGCTCTCCTGCACAGTCCTCTGGTTGTCCCTGGCAAGACTGCTCCTGCAGACGTGAACATCACTCAGCCTCACTTAAAACAATACACTCAGCTTACCCAGACCAATCAGAAACAATACACTGGTCTCAAGGAACAGGTGTACCTCCACAATGGGAAACTGAAAATCCATGGGACATAGCAAGAGAGGCAGAATTTTGGCAGTGCAAATCCAATACACCTGTATTTCATCTCTACCAACCCTCTCTGGACCGAGGTCCAAATCTAGAGCACCCTAGATTTGTTGTTGCACCTCACCAGAACTACCCAATCCCCCAGTCACTAATAGATATACGGGATGGAGCCAACAGTGGATACCACACGCCCTTACAGCCACGCCACTCCTGTCCCTGCTCACCTTATGAGTCATCTCCAGCTGAAAGCCATGAGAGTCGAGGTTATGCCTCAGGATATCACTCTGGATCAGCCTCCCCTCTACCTGCTAATAGCCCATCACCTGCAAAAGGAAAGCTGCCCGAAACCCCACTGGGATCCAGAGACCAAATGCACAATGAGCATCGCAAAGGTAGAGGAAAGGACTAAGTGGATGGGTTAAcatgcttttttccccttcttttatCATCATCACTCTCTTATGTTATACTTTCATCTCATATATTTTAATCTCTCTTATCAAAGTCGAAAAGGCCAAGACAGACACAGAAGATGAGATATCCCAACATTCAGAAACTAAGTCTGATTCTAATGGACAATCAAGCACCCCTGGACCAGACTCTGACCATGACTACACACTGATTGGTAGCAGCagccccacacacacagaagacagGTGAGTGAAACTTTGCTTTCTGACATCTCACAATTCTGGAAAATACAGCTACATATAAAGATATGAAGAAAATTATCATATGTGGTCTTTTCATTAGTGTAAATGTCGACAGTCCTTCTCAAAGCCAAGACACATCAACACCTCAAGAGTCCAGCGCAAGTAACAAAAATGTGAaaccaacagaaacacaaactcaAGGTTCAATCATACCTGTCAACCCCGTGCAAACATCAGGTGAGTCTTCTGAAAGTAGCAGTCCTGATGGTAAGCTTGGAGCAGTCAAGGTAACGGGACATGCACATGGATCTAACACATCACATGCTTCAAGCTATGCAACTGTCATTATCACCCCAGTTCAAGTGCAACTCAATGGTTCTGCCCTCCCTAATGATAGCCCATCAGACAGCAGCAGAGGTGTATCCATAAATCCAGCAACTAGTTTAAGTTCTAGCCCTTCCACCACTTTCCCAAATTCTCCTATTGGTTCCCCGGAGCTACAGTCTTCTCCTCTGCACTCCTCATCTGCTACAGACACAGCAGGACAAAGCTTGACTCCAGACAGAAACAGCTCAGCTGACACCAAACCGCCTTCACCTGTTCCCGATGGATACCATACACCAAACTTTCCCTCAGCATCCTATTACTACTCATTACTAAATGTCCCCCATGTTCCATACACTGGGTACACTGCAGTCACTATCCCCACCATCCAGCCACCGCTCCCAGAGAAGAAACGCTTTTCCACAACAGCAGGATCCCTAAATGGACACAACTCTCTAATTCGGGCTTCCTCAGCTCCTTCCCCCACACATCATGTTACTTTCTCCCCTGCTGTTGGAGAGCAGAGGAGGGGGTCTGCACAGCACAGCTGCCGGGAGGAGCCAGACATCAGGGTCAATGCTAAGTTTGTCCAGGACAGCTCCAAGTACTGGTACAAACCAGGCATCACCAGAGACCAAGGTGAGAGCTTTAATGAAACATGAATTGGTAGTATCAGGAACACTTAATACATCAGGATGGTTCGTATTTAACTCATATTATGGTCAGTGTGTCTGTTTTGGGCCATTACATCATAGCTCTAATGTTTCTACCATAGCCATAGCTGTGTTGAAGGACAAGGAGCCAGGAAGTTTCCTCATCAGAGATAGCAATTCCTTCCAGGGTGCCTATGGCCTGGCCCTCAAGGTGGCTACCCCTCCTCCTAATGCCAACTTCTCTTGGAGCAAAGGTATCTATCATAAGTTTAGCTTGTTTATAatgcctcagtcacacaggcttaGAGACTGATCGGCGACCCCCAGGCAACCTCTCACTTGTGAACCGGTGTATTGCCCAACAATTTGACAAGCAGTTCCTGGAGGTTGCTGGCTGCTGCTGGGTGAAATTCGTTGCTGCAGCTAAAACCTCTTTGTTAGCAGCAATCTGCTAGTAACCAAGGCAATAACTGCAAACAATAATGTTTGCTGCACacagtagtttgcatggaaggtATCAAATTGTCTGCAATCACTCACTG of Maylandia zebra isolate NMK-2024a linkage group LG5, Mzebra_GT3a, whole genome shotgun sequence contains these proteins:
- the LOC101467852 gene encoding tensin-2 isoform X6, encoding MEHVMERHYDFDLTYITERIISVFFLPDLEEQQYRRNLQEVASMLKSKHQDKFLLLNLSEKRHDITRLYPKVQDYAWPDLHAPPLDRICAVCKAMETWLTSDPNNVVVLHCKGNKGKTGVIVAAYMHYSKITAGADQALTTLAMRKFCEDKVSSSLQSSQKRYIYYFGGLLSGTIKMNSNPLFLHQILIPSLPNFQAGGGFYPFLKIYQSLQLVYTSGVYDPQSSRARKLCVTMEPALLLKGDIMVKCYHWRRRATEREVVFRVQFHTCTVHGAQLWFGKSELDQACIDDRFPPDATVEFIFANGPEKIKGQEYHQNDTSIKVEYNTSDPVVRWDSYENFNLHHEDSMENIFHTRGPLDGSLYAQVRKRRGPGATASPASTNGCLTTSPTVKTQTSTQSKTLTYTSNSSYSSVPSDHLADTALSINERDNIDYPLRRSNREDETKEKTRGKERDRETAILDDTDPLGPGGLRREHLCCGQASIKCGDMGLERDREPCLPNSHCLGRCKSIKNHPKSQTLPVLPSKSVSPHPHSAHMELCHRHSVHPLPELPWERSTPPLPLPFVHRPCYPYSTRDHAHPHSHTLPASNRLCTGEECHLLHYSSHIPASHLSNQPQPSSPYREMFFGSPAQSSGCPWQDCSCRREHHSASLKTIHSAYPDQSETIHWSQGTGVPPQWETENPWDIAREAEFWQCKSNTPVFHLYQPSLDRGPNLEHPRFVVAPHQNYPIPQSLIDIRDGANSGYHTPLQPRHSCPCSPYESSPAESHESRGYASGYHSGSASPLPANSPSPAKGKLPETPLGSRDQMHNEHRKVEKAKTDTEDEISQHSETKSDSNGQSSTPGPDSDHDYTLIGSSSPTHTEDSVNVDSPSQSQDTSTPQESSASNKNVKPTETQTQGSIIPVNPVQTSGESSESSSPDGKLGAVKVTGHAHGSNTSHASSYATVIITPVQVQLNGSALPNDSPSDSSRGVSINPATSLSSSPSTTFPNSPIGSPELQSSPLHSSSATDTAGQSLTPDRNSSADTKPPSPVPDGYHTPNFPSASYYYSLLNVPHVPYTGYTAVTIPTIQPPLPEKKRFSTTAGSLNGHNSLIRASSAPSPTHHVTFSPAVGEQRRGSAQHSCREEPDIRVNAKFVQDSSKYWYKPGITRDQAIAVLKDKEPGSFLIRDSNSFQGAYGLALKVATPPPNANFSWSKGDPLEQLVRHFLIESGPRGVKIKGCQNESYFGSLSALVYQHSITPISLPCPLHIPEKDLVGELQEMQSATNTSTAAELLKQGAACNVLYLNSVETESLTGPEAVSKATKFTLSLNPRPVATMVHFKVSSQGITLTDSKRRLFFRRHYPINSITFSSLDPHDQRWTNSDSTSSKMFGFVARRTGTATENVCHLFAEMDPEQPAVAIVNFINKVMLGPQLRR
- the LOC101467852 gene encoding tensin-2 isoform X1 — protein: MGCIHSTSTVGIQKHAHDTETGGIPVKADPEVPPEILQLAELSKSGNHAFTLKTLKRRRMCDVCKHNIDTPAAFCKECKVTVHKTCEAKVTPSCTSTPEVHTSTKSTSQKKRGSIPRSKSVEQVMEHVMERHYDFDLTYITERIISVFFLPDLEEQQYRRNLQEVASMLKSKHQDKFLLLNLSEKRHDITRLYPKVQDYAWPDLHAPPLDRICAVCKAMETWLTSDPNNVVVLHCKGNKGKTGVIVAAYMHYSKITAGADQALTTLAMRKFCEDKVSSSLQSSQKRYIYYFGGLLSGTIKMNSNPLFLHQILIPSLPNFQAGGGFYPFLKIYQSLQLVYTSGVYDPQSSRARKLCVTMEPALLLKGDIMVKCYHWRRRATEREVVFRVQFHTCTVHGAQLWFGKSELDQACIDDRFPPDATVEFIFANGPEKIKGQEYHQNDTSIKVEYNTSDPVVRWDSYENFNLHHEDSMENIFHTRGPLDGSLYAQVRKRRGPGATASPASTNGCLTTSPTVKTQTSTQSKTLTYTSNSSYSSVPSDHLADTALSINERDNIDYPLRRSNREDETKEKTRGKERDRETAILDDTDPLGPGGLRREHLCCGQASIKCGDMGLERDREPCLPNSHCLGRCKSIKNHPKSQTLPVLPSKSVSPHPHSAHMELCHRHSVHPLPELPWERSTPPLPLPFVHRPCYPYSTRDHAHPHSHTLPASNRLCTGEECHLLHYSSHIPASHLSNQPQPSSPYREMFFGSPAQSSGCPWQDCSCRREHHSASLKTIHSAYPDQSETIHWSQGTGVPPQWETENPWDIAREAEFWQCKSNTPVFHLYQPSLDRGPNLEHPRFVVAPHQNYPIPQSLIDIRDGANSGYHTPLQPRHSCPCSPYESSPAESHESRGYASGYHSGSASPLPANSPSPAKGKLPETPLGSRDQMHNEHRKVEKAKTDTEDEISQHSETKSDSNGQSSTPGPDSDHDYTLIGSSSPTHTEDSVNVDSPSQSQDTSTPQESSASNKNVKPTETQTQGSIIPVNPVQTSGESSESSSPDGKLGAVKVTGHAHGSNTSHASSYATVIITPVQVQLNGSALPNDSPSDSSRGVSINPATSLSSSPSTTFPNSPIGSPELQSSPLHSSSATDTAGQSLTPDRNSSADTKPPSPVPDGYHTPNFPSASYYYSLLNVPHVPYTGYTAVTIPTIQPPLPEKKRFSTTAGSLNGHNSLIRASSAPSPTHHVTFSPAVGEQRRGSAQHSCREEPDIRVNAKFVQDSSKYWYKPGITRDQAIAVLKDKEPGSFLIRDSNSFQGAYGLALKVATPPPNANFSWSKGDPLEQLVRHFLIESGPRGVKIKGCQNESYFGSLSALVYQHSITPISLPCPLHIPEKDLVGELQEMQSATNTSTAAELLKQGAACNVLYLNSVETESLTGPEAVSKATKFTLSLNPRPVATMVHFKVSSQGITLTDSKRRLFFRRHYPINSITFSSLDPHDQRWTNSDSTSSKMFGFVARRTGTATENVCHLFAEMDPEQPAVAIVNFINKVMLGPQLRR
- the LOC101467852 gene encoding tensin-2 isoform X5 translates to MTLYTQRCSEAEGKTEAACCEVTPSCTSTPEVHTSTKSTSQKKRGSIPRSKSVEQVMEHVMERHYDFDLTYITERIISVFFLPDLEEQQYRRNLQEVASMLKSKHQDKFLLLNLSEKRHDITRLYPKVQDYAWPDLHAPPLDRICAVCKAMETWLTSDPNNVVVLHCKGNKGKTGVIVAAYMHYSKITAGADQALTTLAMRKFCEDKVSSSLQSSQKRYIYYFGGLLSGTIKMNSNPLFLHQILIPSLPNFQAGGGFYPFLKIYQSLQLVYTSGVYDPQSSRARKLCVTMEPALLLKGDIMVKCYHWRRRATEREVVFRVQFHTCTVHGAQLWFGKSELDQACIDDRFPPDATVEFIFANGPEKIKGQEYHQNDTSIKVEYNTSDPVVRWDSYENFNLHHEDSMENIFHTRGPLDGSLYAQVRKRRGPGATASPASTNGCLTTSPTVKTQTSTQSKTLTYTSNSSYSSVPSDHLADTALSINERDNIDYPLRRSNREDETKEKTRGKERDRETAILDDTDPLGPGGLRREHLCCGQASIKCGDMGLERDREPCLPNSHCLGRCKSIKNHPKSQTLPVLPSKSVSPHPHSAHMELCHRHSVHPLPELPWERSTPPLPLPFVHRPCYPYSTRDHAHPHSHTLPASNRLCTGEECHLLHYSSHIPASHLSNQPQPSSPYREMFFGSPAQSSGCPWQDCSCRREHHSASLKTIHSAYPDQSETIHWSQGTGVPPQWETENPWDIAREAEFWQCKSNTPVFHLYQPSLDRGPNLEHPRFVVAPHQNYPIPQSLIDIRDGANSGYHTPLQPRHSCPCSPYESSPAESHESRGYASGYHSGSASPLPANSPSPAKGKLPETPLGSRDQMHNEHRKVEKAKTDTEDEISQHSETKSDSNGQSSTPGPDSDHDYTLIGSSSPTHTEDSVNVDSPSQSQDTSTPQESSASNKNVKPTETQTQGSIIPVNPVQTSGESSESSSPDGKLGAVKVTGHAHGSNTSHASSYATVIITPVQVQLNGSALPNDSPSDSSRGVSINPATSLSSSPSTTFPNSPIGSPELQSSPLHSSSATDTAGQSLTPDRNSSADTKPPSPVPDGYHTPNFPSASYYYSLLNVPHVPYTGYTAVTIPTIQPPLPEKKRFSTTAGSLNGHNSLIRASSAPSPTHHVTFSPAVGEQRRGSAQHSCREEPDIRVNAKFVQDSSKYWYKPGITRDQAIAVLKDKEPGSFLIRDSNSFQGAYGLALKVATPPPNANFSWSKGDPLEQLVRHFLIESGPRGVKIKGCQNESYFGSLSALVYQHSITPISLPCPLHIPEKDLVGELQEMQSATNTSTAAELLKQGAACNVLYLNSVETESLTGPEAVSKATKFTLSLNPRPVATMVHFKVSSQGITLTDSKRRLFFRRHYPINSITFSSLDPHDQRWTNSDSTSSKMFGFVARRTGTATENVCHLFAEMDPEQPAVAIVNFINKVMLGPQLRR
- the LOC101467852 gene encoding tensin-2 isoform X3 encodes the protein MGCIHSTSTVGIQKHAHDTETGGIPVKADPEVPPEILQLAEVTPSCTSTPEVHTSTKSTSQKKRGSIPRSKSVEQVMEHVMERHYDFDLTYITERIISVFFLPDLEEQQYRRNLQEVASMLKSKHQDKFLLLNLSEKRHDITRLYPKVQDYAWPDLHAPPLDRICAVCKAMETWLTSDPNNVVVLHCKGNKGKTGVIVAAYMHYSKITAGADQALTTLAMRKFCEDKVSSSLQSSQKRYIYYFGGLLSGTIKMNSNPLFLHQILIPSLPNFQAGGGFYPFLKIYQSLQLVYTSGVYDPQSSRARKLCVTMEPALLLKGDIMVKCYHWRRRATEREVVFRVQFHTCTVHGAQLWFGKSELDQACIDDRFPPDATVEFIFANGPEKIKGQEYHQNDTSIKVEYNTSDPVVRWDSYENFNLHHEDSMENIFHTRGPLDGSLYAQVRKRRGPGATASPASTNGCLTTSPTVKTQTSTQSKTLTYTSNSSYSSVPSDHLADTALSINERDNIDYPLRRSNREDETKEKTRGKERDRETAILDDTDPLGPGGLRREHLCCGQASIKCGDMGLERDREPCLPNSHCLGRCKSIKNHPKSQTLPVLPSKSVSPHPHSAHMELCHRHSVHPLPELPWERSTPPLPLPFVHRPCYPYSTRDHAHPHSHTLPASNRLCTGEECHLLHYSSHIPASHLSNQPQPSSPYREMFFGSPAQSSGCPWQDCSCRREHHSASLKTIHSAYPDQSETIHWSQGTGVPPQWETENPWDIAREAEFWQCKSNTPVFHLYQPSLDRGPNLEHPRFVVAPHQNYPIPQSLIDIRDGANSGYHTPLQPRHSCPCSPYESSPAESHESRGYASGYHSGSASPLPANSPSPAKGKLPETPLGSRDQMHNEHRKVEKAKTDTEDEISQHSETKSDSNGQSSTPGPDSDHDYTLIGSSSPTHTEDSVNVDSPSQSQDTSTPQESSASNKNVKPTETQTQGSIIPVNPVQTSGESSESSSPDGKLGAVKVTGHAHGSNTSHASSYATVIITPVQVQLNGSALPNDSPSDSSRGVSINPATSLSSSPSTTFPNSPIGSPELQSSPLHSSSATDTAGQSLTPDRNSSADTKPPSPVPDGYHTPNFPSASYYYSLLNVPHVPYTGYTAVTIPTIQPPLPEKKRFSTTAGSLNGHNSLIRASSAPSPTHHVTFSPAVGEQRRGSAQHSCREEPDIRVNAKFVQDSSKYWYKPGITRDQAIAVLKDKEPGSFLIRDSNSFQGAYGLALKVATPPPNANFSWSKGDPLEQLVRHFLIESGPRGVKIKGCQNESYFGSLSALVYQHSITPISLPCPLHIPEKDLVGELQEMQSATNTSTAAELLKQGAACNVLYLNSVETESLTGPEAVSKATKFTLSLNPRPVATMVHFKVSSQGITLTDSKRRLFFRRHYPINSITFSSLDPHDQRWTNSDSTSSKMFGFVARRTGTATENVCHLFAEMDPEQPAVAIVNFINKVMLGPQLRR
- the LOC101467852 gene encoding tensin-2 isoform X2 — protein: MGCIHSTSTVGIQKHAHDTETGGIPVKADPEVPPEILQLAELSKSGNHAFTLKTLKRRRMCDVCKHNIDTPAAFCKECKVTVHKTCEAKVTPSCTSTPEVHTSTKSTSQKKRGSIPRSKSVEQVMEHVMERHYDFDLTYITERIISVFFLPDLEEQQYRRNLQEVASMLKSKHQDKFLLLNLSEKRHDITRLYPKVQDYAWPDLHAPPLDRICAVCKAMETWLTSDPNNVVVLHCKGNKGKTGVIVAAYMHYSKITAGADQALTTLAMRKFCEDKVSSSLQSSQKRYIYYFGGLLSGTIKMNSNPLFLHQILIPSLPNFQAGGGFYPFLKIYQSLQLVYTSGVYDPQSSRARKLCVTMEPALLLKGDIMVKCYHWRRRATEREVVFRVQFHTCTVHGAQLWFGKSELDQACIDDRFPPDATVEFIFANGPEKIKGQEYHQNDTSIKVEYNTSDPVVRWDSYENFNLHHEDSMENIFHTRGPLDGSLYAQVRKRRGPGATASPASTNGCLTTSPTVKTQTSTQSKTLTYTSNSSYSSVPSDHLADTALSINERDNIDYPLRRSNREDETKEKTRGKERDRETAILDDTDPLGPGGLRREHLCCGQASIKCGDMGLERDREPCLPNSHCLGRCKSIKNHPKSQTLPVLPSKSVSPHPHSAHMELCHRHSVHPLPELPWERSTPPLPLPFVHRPCYPYSTRDHAHPHSHTLPASNRLCTGEECHLLHYSSHIPASHLSNQPQPSSPYREMFFGSPAQSSGCPWQDCSCRREHHSASLKTIHSAYPDQSETIHWSQGTGVPPQWETENPWDIAREAEFWQCKSNTPVFHLYQPSLDRGPNLEHPRFVVAPHQNYPIPQSLIDIRDGANSGYHTPLQPRHSCPCSPYESSPAESHESRGYASGYHSGSASPLPANSPSPAKGKLPETPLGSRDQMHNEHRKVEKAKTDTEDEISQHSETKSDSNGQSSTPGPDSDHDYTLIGSSSPTHTEDSVNVDSPSQSQDTSTPQESSASNKNVKPTETQTQGSIIPVNPVQTSGESSESSSPDGKLGAVKVTGHAHGSNTSHASSYATVIITPVQVQLNGSALPNDSPSDSSRGVSINPATSLSSSPSTTFPNSPIGSPELQSSPLHSSSATDTAGQSLTPDRNSSADTKPPSPVPDGYHTPNFPSASYYYSLLNVPHVPYTGYTAVTIPTIQPPLPEKKRFSTTAGSLNGHNSLIRASSAPSPTHHVTFSPAVGEQRRGSAQHSCREEPDIRVNAKFVQDSSKYWYKPGITRDQAIAVLKDKEPGSFLIRDSNSFQGAYGLALKVATPPPNANFSWSKGDPLEQLVRHFLIESGPRGVKIKGCQNESYFGSLSALVYQHSITPISLPCPLHIPEKDLVGELQEMQSATNTSTAAELLKQGAACNVLYLNSVETESLTGPEAVSKATKFTLSLNPRPVATMVHFKVSSQGITLTDSKRRLFFRRHYPINSITFSSLDPHDQRMFGFVARRTGTATENVCHLFAEMDPEQPAVAIVNFINKVMLGPQLRR